Proteins found in one bacterium genomic segment:
- a CDS encoding diacylglycerol kinase family protein, translated as MSGIGIIINPYSRSHRKDPERARKMGFIVGDRGSCHSTETLDEVRTLAREFKEREVDILGISGGDGTNHRTLSVFLDVYGDKPLPKIALLRGGTMNNLANQLNVKGKTEKILSSLILKYHEGIPFKEVGINMIRVNGAYGFLFGMGLISRFIKVYQNVEGGPTPFRGAMLLARAVFSSIINGRFARRLAERFDCRITIEGKPAPFKNYMMIFAGTMSTLGFNFKPLYRSTSVEGKFQSICISATGRQLLFTFPRAFFALPARSEHLIDEMTSDMVLEFENPMEYTVDGDFADKPADRIEITTGPALTMIVS; from the coding sequence ATGTCAGGGATAGGGATAATAATTAATCCGTATTCGCGCTCCCACAGGAAGGACCCGGAGCGCGCGCGGAAGATGGGCTTCATCGTGGGCGACCGCGGTTCGTGCCATTCGACCGAGACGCTCGACGAGGTGCGCACCCTGGCGCGCGAATTCAAAGAGAGGGAAGTGGACATACTCGGAATCTCGGGGGGCGACGGCACGAACCACCGGACGCTGTCCGTCTTCCTCGACGTGTACGGCGACAAACCGCTGCCGAAGATCGCGCTCCTCCGCGGCGGCACGATGAACAATCTGGCGAATCAGCTGAACGTCAAGGGCAAGACCGAGAAGATACTCTCGAGCCTCATCTTGAAATATCACGAGGGCATCCCGTTCAAAGAGGTCGGCATCAACATGATCCGCGTCAACGGCGCGTACGGATTCCTCTTCGGAATGGGGCTCATCAGCCGCTTCATAAAAGTCTATCAGAACGTCGAGGGCGGGCCCACGCCCTTCAGAGGCGCCATGCTGCTGGCCAGGGCCGTGTTCTCCTCGATCATCAACGGCAGGTTCGCAAGGCGGCTCGCCGAACGCTTCGACTGCAGGATCACCATAGAGGGAAAGCCTGCGCCGTTCAAAAATTACATGATGATATTCGCGGGCACGATGTCCACGCTCGGCTTCAATTTCAAGCCGCTCTACAGGTCAACCTCAGTAGAAGGCAAGTTCCAATCCATCTGCATTTCCGCCACAGGCCGCCAGCTCCTGTTCACCTTCCCGCGCGCCTTCTTCGCGCTGCCGGCCCGCTCCGAGCACCTGATCGACGAGATGACCTCCGACATGGTGCTGGAATTCGAAAACCCCATGGAATACACGGTCGACGGCGATTTTGCGGACAAGCCTGCCGACAGGATAGAGATAACGACCGGCCCGGCCCTCACGATGATCGTTTCCTAG
- a CDS encoding OAM dimerization domain-containing protein: MLKVNHKKLKPYGDRLDDGQMQLSFTFPVPASPEAREAAKRYVEGIGLRDVAICAMDPMGREFTFFVAYGKCDRTIDLSAIHVPKVEVPAMNYEELTAYMARNIDRPIVVVGACTGSDAHTVGIDAIMNMKGYAHDYGLERYPLFKAHNLRSQLTNEELIERAVQLEADALLVSQVVTQRDSHIKNLKELHALVKKSDKLRKGLITVIGGPRLDHQNALKLGFDAGFGPGTRPSQVASFIVHEYMKRRGIVAKPKDIPAHAAPSREPHAAVRAQPQAHVRQYPRPQPHPQEAQPAGQGKKRRPRRRGRRGGARRSHHSKAATAQ, from the coding sequence AGATGCAGCTTTCGTTTACGTTCCCTGTCCCCGCGTCGCCGGAGGCCCGCGAGGCGGCGAAGCGATACGTTGAGGGGATAGGGCTCCGCGACGTGGCTATCTGTGCGATGGATCCGATGGGCCGTGAGTTCACTTTCTTCGTGGCGTACGGAAAGTGCGACCGGACGATAGATCTTTCGGCGATTCACGTGCCGAAGGTCGAGGTCCCGGCCATGAACTACGAGGAGCTCACGGCGTACATGGCGCGCAACATCGACAGGCCGATCGTTGTGGTGGGCGCATGCACCGGTTCGGACGCGCACACGGTTGGCATCGACGCCATCATGAACATGAAGGGCTACGCCCACGACTATGGCTTGGAGCGTTACCCTCTCTTCAAAGCTCACAATCTCCGCAGCCAGCTCACCAACGAGGAACTGATTGAGCGGGCGGTGCAGCTTGAGGCCGACGCGCTCCTGGTTTCGCAGGTGGTCACGCAGCGCGACAGTCACATCAAAAACCTCAAGGAGCTCCATGCCCTGGTCAAGAAGAGCGACAAGCTCAGGAAGGGGCTGATCACCGTCATCGGCGGACCGAGGCTAGACCATCAGAACGCCCTCAAGCTCGGCTTTGACGCGGGCTTCGGGCCTGGGACCAGGCCTTCGCAGGTCGCCTCCTTCATCGTGCACGAGTACATGAAGCGCCGCGGCATAGTAGCGAAGCCGAAAGACATCCCCGCGCATGCGGCGCCTTCGCGTGAGCCGCACGCCGCGGTCCGTGCTCAACCGCAGGCGCACGTGCGTCAATACCCACGTCCGCAACCGCATCCACAAGAGGCGCAGCCCGCCGGCCAGGGGAAAAAGCGCAGGCCCAGGCGCAGGGGGAGGCGCGGCGGCGCACGCAGGTCGCATCATTCAAAGGCGGCGACGGCGCAATAG